The sequence TGCCAGCGCCATTGGGGCCGAGCAGCGCCGTGATACATCCGTCCGGCGCACACCAACTGACGTGGCGCACAGCCACCACCGCCGGTTGTCGCCACCCCGCCGCGAACCGGCAGGCCAGGTGTTCGACCTCGATCATCGTGAACCTCCCGACGCGGGTTCCAAGGGCAGCACCGCCAGCGGGCGAGGTCGAGCGCGGGTGCAGCGCGGTGCGCCTTGTTGAACAACCGCTTGCGCGGCCTCGTCATTGGGCGCATCGAGGAAACGGGCCACCAACTCGCCTACGCATCCTTGGCTGAGCTGCCCATGGCCTTGCCCTGGCATCACCAGCGATTGAGCCCGTGTGCCCAGTTGGGTTTGCAGCCGTTGCGCTTGAGACGGTGGCGTCACCGGATCCCACTCCCCCGACATCAACAGCGTCGCCACAGGCACCGGGCCGACGCGGTAAAACGCCTCCGGCACAGGGCCGCGTGGCCAACGGCGGCAGATGTCCCGGTACGGTGCCACCAGCGCTTGGGCCCCCGATGCGGCAGGCGCTTGCCACAACGCCGGGCCATCCTCCGAGCACAGCACCGAGAAGTGCATGCCGCTGGCCAGCCTGCTCTGTGCCTGTCCCAACGCCGCCGCCAGTCCGACCAGGGGCGTGAAACGCCCTGCCGCTGCGGCGTCGATCGCCAAAGGCAAACCCGCCGCCAAAAAAGGGGCGTACAGCGGCGCGTGAACCAGTGCCGCCAGCACCTCGTGCGTCAGGGTGAAGCGCTCAGGCTGACCACTCACGGGATGGGGCACCGTCACCTCACGCGGCAGCCCGGACTGCAACTGGCGCCACTGGCGCCGCAACTGCGGATACTGCCGCGCACACGCCGCATCGGCCTCACAGCCGGCGAACATCCCTTCCAGAGCGCGTTGGCTGGCTTGCGCGGCACTGAGCGGCACATTCACATCCGGCGGCACCACCCCATCCAGCACCACACGGCGCACCCGCTGGGGCTGCTGGCGCAGGAATTCCAACGCCGCCCGGCTGCCATACGACACCCCGATCAGATTCCAGCGCTCCACCCCCAACGCCGCCCGCACCGCATCGACATCGGCCATGGCGATGGACGTGGTGTACTGGCGCACATCCCCGTGCGGCAGGGCCTGCAAACGTGCCAAACAGCGCTGGGCCATCGCGTTGGACGGCGGTTGCAGTTGGGCAGCCAACGTTCGAGGCGTGGGGTCATCCTCCTCGCAGCGCAGGGGGGCGCTGCGCCCCGTGCCACGTTGATCGATGAGCAGCACATCGCGCTGCGCCAGCACGGGTGCCAGCCAGGTGTGGAGCGGCCCCGCCAAATCGATGGCGCTTTGCCCTGGCCCCCCAGCGAAAAATACCACCGGATCGGCAGCGGGCCGACGGCTGCGTGCCGGCAGCATGGCCAGGTGCAGCGTCACCGTGCGCCCTTGGGGTGCGGCGGGGTCCAAAGGCCGCGTCAACACCCCACAGCGTGCGGCGCGCTCCACCCCCGGCAACCAGCATGCCGACCACGCCAGGTCGGCCTGTGCCACTGCCGGCCAGACCCACAGGCTGAACGCCAGCCCGAGCCACACACCGCACCAGCGGCGCGCCCCACCTCGTGTGCTTGTTTGCATGGGCAGATTTTCACTTGCTTGACCATCCTTCAGTCACTTTGAGCCAGGTCTTCAAAACGGCTGGCTTTCGTGTGCCCTGCAAGCTGGCAGCATCGCAAGGGTCAAATCCCAATTTGGAGACTGTCATGAAGCTTTTTTACAGCCCTGGCGCTTGCTCGCTGTCCCCGCACATTGCCCTGCGTGAAGCGGGTTTGCCGTTCGAACTGGTGCTGGCCAGCCCGAAAACCAAACAACTGGCCGACGGCAGCGATTACCGCATCATCAACCCCAAAGGCCAGGTGCCCGCCCTGCTGCTGGACGATGGCCAACTGCTGACCGAAGGCGCTGTCATCGTGCAGTACATCGCCGACCAAGTCGCCCCCAGCGAGCTGCTGCCCGCCGCCGGCACGATGGCGCGCTACCGCGTGCTCGAATGGCTGAACTACATCACCACCGAATTGCACAAGAGTTTCGGCCCGCTGTTCAACCCCACCTTCCCGGTCGAAGGCAAACCGTTTTTCCAAAACGCGCTGCTGCAACGCTTGGCCTGGGTGGACAGCCAACTGGCCAGCCAACCCTACCTCACCGGTGAAGCGTTCACCGTGGCGGATGGTTACTTGTTTGTGGTGACGAATTGGACGAAATTCGTCGGGCTGGACATCTCGAACTTGCCGCACTTGGGCGCGTTCATGGGCCGCGTGGCGGCACGCCCCGCCGTGCAAGCCGCCCTCCAAGCGGAAGGCCTGCTGAAGTAACCCAGGAACGCACCATGACCTCTGCCCCACCCGCTGTGCATCGCCCCCGGGCGCTGGAACACCTCATTGCTGGCCGACCCACGCGGGACGGGGCGGGCGTCCAGCTCACGCGCTTGCTCACGCCAGCCCTGCACCAGCGGCTGGATCCGTTTTTGATGCTCGATCATTTCGGTGCCGAAAGCGCGGACGGCTACATCGCCGGTTTCCCCGATCACCCGCATCGGGGTTTTGAAACCGTGACTTACATGATCGAAGGCCGCATGCGCCACCGCGATTCGGCCGGCCACCAAGGCTTGTTGGACAACGGCGCGGTGCAATGGATGACCGCCGGGCGCGGCGTGATTCACAGCGAAATGCCCGAGCAAGAAGATGGCCGCATGGAAGGGTTCCAACTTTGGCTGAACCTGCCCGCGCGCCAGAAAATGATGCCGGCGTGGTACCGCGACTTCCCCGCCGCATCGTTGCCGCGTTGGCACGACGAGGCCGGCGTGACGGTCACGGTGATTGCCGGGGCTTCCCACGGCGTGCCGGGAGCCGTTCAGCGAGCCCACACCGAGCCGCTTTACCTGGTGGTGCAGATGGCCCCGGGCACCGTGTTTGAACAACCCCTGCCCTCGTCCCACAACGCGTTTCTGTGCGTGTATCGCGGTGCGATCCACGTCGAAGCGGAAATGGGTGGGGACGAGGTGCCCGCTGGGCCGCTGGCCTTGCTGGCCAACACCCCGGACAGCGACGGCGTGCGCCTGCGCAACGCCGGCACCACCGAGGCCCGACTGCTGTTGATCGCGGGCCGGCCTCTGGGTGAGCCCATCGTGTCCTACGGGCCGTTCGTGATGAACACCGAGGCCGAGATCGTTCAGGCCATGCAGGACTATCGCAGTGGCCGCTTGGCCTGAGCCTGCGCCACCGCGTTGCGCCGATCAGCGATCGGCGTAAAACTTCACTTGCAGGGCGTTGGCGTCCGACGAGGACGGCTTTTCCCAAATGAAGGCGGTGTAGACGCCTTGGCTGTCGAAGTCGTCGGTGTCGTTGTTGTAGATCTCGGTGGTTTGGGTCTCCACCAACACACTCAGATCGGTGCCAGCGGTGCGGGTCACGTAGGCCGAGGCTTCACCGTAGGCGATGTCGCTCGTGCCCGTGCTGGTGCCACCAACGCTCAGGGACATGTTGTCACTCGACAGCGATGGCACCGCGTGAATCACCCGCAGCTTGAACGAGCTGGAAGCCGCCAAGCGGTTGTTATCCACAAACGCCGTCACCGTGGTATCGCTGGCATCGGTGCCTGTGACCAGCAGGGTCACGTCGGTGCCCGCCTTGAGGGTCAGCGACTGCTCGGCCAGCGCCACGGCGTTGACCTTGGTCACCACGGCAACCGTGCCAGCCGTCACCAACTGGTAGTCCGCCACCAGCGGCGACTTGGTGGCCGATTGCAGCGTTTCCCCATCGATCTTCATCGCCACCTTGCCGTTGGCCGACACCGCCGACACCACACGCACCCGCGCTTGGGTGTTGGCCAGCGACGTCAGACCGCCCCCTTGTTGCAACAGGTGGCCGTTGAGCAACACACCGCTGCTGCCAGGCGACAGCAACAGGGTGTAAACCTTCTGGGATTCGAACGTCACCGTCACGTCCAGGCGCACATCGTTGATGTCGCCGGCGGTGGTCACGCGCAGGCGGTAGGTGCCGGCGTCCACCGTTTTGGGCGACTTGCGCGTCCCGCCCGACAGGCTCGAAGCGAACGACGAAGCGGAATCCAGCGTGTCATCCACACCGGTGAAGAACACGTCCAGATCGCCGGCGTCCACCGAGGCGTTCAGCACGGCCAAGGTGGCCTCGCCTGAATTCGGGGTGTCCTCGTTTTCGATGTAGTAGGCCAGCGCTGCATCGTCGCCCGACCAGCCGTAAAGCACGAAGGTGTAATCCTCGTCCGAGCTGAGGCTGACCGATTTGGCCACCAAGTCACTGGCCGAACCGCTGGCCCGCACCGTGACATCGATCGACCCACTGGACACATCCGAGTACCCGCTGACGGTGCCAAACTCGACGTCCGAAAACACCGTGTCCCCGTCCACCTTCATGCCCACACCGGTGTAGCTCGGGTTGACGTTGATGAAACGCACCTGGGCTTGTCCGCCATCGCTGTTGCTGCCACAACCCGTCAGCACGGTGCTCAGGGGCGCTGCGGCCATGAAACTCAGGAAAGTTCGCTTTTTCATCGGGGCGTCCTGTATCGGTCGGTCTGTCGAAAATCGCGCGATTATGAACTCAGCGCGTTGCTGGTGCGTTGCCCGCATCGGCGGGCAGCAGGGTCTCCAGGCAGTGTTCCTGAAGGCCGTAAAACGCTTTGATTTGGGCCACCTGGGCCCTCACCTGGGCGCGGTGCGCGGCTTCGTCATGGCGGGGCCGGGGGCGGCGAATCGCCAAAATCATTTTGTTCTTGCTGGTGTGCTCCAAGGCCACGAACTCGAACACCTGGGTGTCGTAGCCGTGGGCTTCGAGCAGCAGGGCGCGCAAGCTGTCGGTCACCATCTCGGCTTGCTGGCCCAAGTGGATGCCGTGTTGCAACATCGGGCGCAGCACCTCCGGCAAGTGCATTTGCGGGCGGATTTGTTTGTGGCAGCACGGCGCGCTCAAGATGATGGCCGCCCCCGCCTTGACCCCTATGGCCAAGGCGAAGTCGGTGGCGGTGTCGCAAGCATGCAGGGCGATCATCACATCCAGCCGCGCCGGCACGTGGCTGCGCACGTCACCGCAGACGAAGTGCAAACCATCGAGTTGCCGCCGCCGCGCTGCGGCTTCGCACAACGTCACCAAGTCCTCGCGCAGCTCCACTCCGCTGACTTCAGCCTGCCAGCCGCGTGTGTGCGTCAGATGGTGGTGCGTGGCAAACGTCAGGTAACCCTTGCCGGCGCCAAAGTCCACCACGGTGACCGGGCTGGGCGTGCCTTGCGCCGTGAGCGGCGGGGTGAAGCGCGCTTCGTCCAGTGCGTGATCCAGCACCTCCACAAACTTGTTGATCTGCTTCCACTTGCGCGCCATCGCGGGCACCAAGCGCTGGCGTTCGTCGGTCACGCCCAAGTCCTGCAAGAACGGTGCGTCCAGCGAAAGAAAACGGCGCTTGGCCCGGTCATGGCCGGTGGCGGCGGGGGCTTCAGTGGGCGCTGCGGCGGCGGTGTGCGTCAGGCCGATCTTGCCGCGTTTGCTGATCATCAACTGCCATTCACCCTCGGTGGTGAACAAATGCCCGTGGCTGAACGCGCCGGTCTCGCTGAGCCACTCACGCACCCCGGCCAGGCCTTCGGCGATGGGGGGGTTTTTGGTGATGTCTCGCGTTTTGTGGTGATAAACCAGGCTCAGACAGGGTTCGCCCCGCAGCACGATCACCCGAGCACTCAACTTGAGCCAATCTCCCGCAGCCGCTCGGGGCTTGGCCAGCACCAGTTTGATGCAACTTTGATCGGCCACGCTGCGGGCCAGCACCTCGAAAAAACGTTCGCGCCGAGCCAAGTCGGCCAGGGCTTGACGCTGCGAAGCCAGTGGGGTGTCACTCGATCCATCGGACGATGGCACGGAAGGGGGAAAAGCGGCGCTCATGCGCCGATTGTCCCGCTGCTTCACCGTTCAGCGGCTGGCACCGCTGGCGTAACTCTCCGCCAAGCCGCCCTCGATGGCGTAACCGCTCACCCCTTGCGATGAAGTGGCCCGGCGCACCCGCAACACGCCCGACACCGTCACGGCTTCCATCGAACGCAGCGGGTGCGGCTTGGTCAAGATCACATGCACGATTTGGTTCGCTGGCGGCGGCGGCGTGTGGATGCACGCGCCAAAGTACGGCACCAACAACAGCTCACGCAGCGGCCCCAGTGGCCGATCGAGCGGCACCACGTAACCGGACAGGCGCAGCGCCCGGCCATCGAGTTCGGGGCGGGTGGGAGCGTTGTCCCAGGCGGCGCGCATTTCACGCATCAGGGCTTGGGCACGGGCGCTGTTGTCGCTGAGTTGGGACAGGTCGCTGGTTTCTTGCGCCATGGCCTTCATCGGATTCCAGCCAGGAGGCATCAGTGCCGCCCAATCGAGTGGTTGGCCGGTGGGATCGGCCGCACGGGTCAGCTTCGTCCAGCCCAGCAAGCCCAAGGCCATCATCAGCCCACGGCGGCGCCACAGCGCATTCGATTCCACGTTCAACCCCCTTGCGGTGACAACCCATCGGCCAACGACAGCCGATACGCTCGCCACGCCGGCAGCATGCTGGCCCCCATGCCGGCGGCGATCATGCCACCGAGCCAAGCCCAGGGCAGGCGTTCCAGGCTCAAGGGCTGAAGGGTCACCCCCCACCAAATTTGGCTGGAAGGTGCCACCAGCGCCAGAACGCCCGCCGCCACCGCCGTGCCCAACAACACGCCCAAGGCGCTCACGCCCGTGCCTTCCAGCACCAGCAACCCCAGCAGATGGCGCGGCGCCGCCCCCACCGCACGCAGCACCGCCAGCTCGCGCCGCCGCTGTTCCAGCCCGGTGAGGATCACCGCCACCAGCCCCACCAAACTGACACCCGCCACCAAGGTGCTCAATACCCGCAGCGCTTGGCTGACGCTGCCCACCATGTCCCACAGCTCATCGAGCACCACACCGGGCAGGACGGCCATGAGCGGCTCGTTCTCTGCCGCCATCACCCGGCGCTGCACGGCAAACACGGCGGTGCGGGTGTGCAGCCCCACCAGCGCTGCGGTAACGGTGCTTGGCGTCAAATTCATCTGCCGCGCTTGCTCGGGAGACACGCTCAGGCCCGGCATCGGCACCCCGGCCCACCAATCGACGTGCAACGCTTGCATGCCGCTCAACAAAATGTGGACAGAACGATCCACCGCCGTGCCCGTGCGCGCCAACACGCCCACGACCCGAAACGGCTTGTCCGCGTGCTGGGTGCCGGGCAACTGGCCGTCGCCGTGCGCCAACACCAGCCGATCCCCCAGTCGATGGCCGGCGCGTTCAGCCACTTCGGCGCCCAGCACCACATCGAACACATCGGCCATGGGTTGGCCTTGCTGGAAACGCAGCGTTTGCTGATCCCCGTAGCGAAAATGGCGGAAGTAATCGGCGCTCGTGCCCACCACTGGGAAACCTCGGTAGGAATCCCCCA is a genomic window of Vitreoscilla filiformis containing:
- a CDS encoding alpha/beta hydrolase, with translation MQTSTRGGARRWCGVWLGLAFSLWVWPAVAQADLAWSACWLPGVERAARCGVLTRPLDPAAPQGRTVTLHLAMLPARSRRPAADPVVFFAGGPGQSAIDLAGPLHTWLAPVLAQRDVLLIDQRGTGRSAPLRCEEDDPTPRTLAAQLQPPSNAMAQRCLARLQALPHGDVRQYTTSIAMADVDAVRAALGVERWNLIGVSYGSRAALEFLRQQPQRVRRVVLDGVVPPDVNVPLSAAQASQRALEGMFAGCEADAACARQYPQLRRQWRQLQSGLPREVTVPHPVSGQPERFTLTHEVLAALVHAPLYAPFLAAGLPLAIDAAAAGRFTPLVGLAAALGQAQSRLASGMHFSVLCSEDGPALWQAPAASGAQALVAPYRDICRRWPRGPVPEAFYRVGPVPVATLLMSGEWDPVTPPSQAQRLQTQLGTRAQSLVMPGQGHGQLSQGCVGELVARFLDAPNDEAAQAVVQQGAPRCTRARPRPLAVLPLEPASGGSR
- the gstA gene encoding glutathione transferase GstA; its protein translation is MKLFYSPGACSLSPHIALREAGLPFELVLASPKTKQLADGSDYRIINPKGQVPALLLDDGQLLTEGAVIVQYIADQVAPSELLPAAGTMARYRVLEWLNYITTELHKSFGPLFNPTFPVEGKPFFQNALLQRLAWVDSQLASQPYLTGEAFTVADGYLFVVTNWTKFVGLDISNLPHLGAFMGRVAARPAVQAALQAEGLLK
- a CDS encoding pirin family protein, coding for MTSAPPAVHRPRALEHLIAGRPTRDGAGVQLTRLLTPALHQRLDPFLMLDHFGAESADGYIAGFPDHPHRGFETVTYMIEGRMRHRDSAGHQGLLDNGAVQWMTAGRGVIHSEMPEQEDGRMEGFQLWLNLPARQKMMPAWYRDFPAASLPRWHDEAGVTVTVIAGASHGVPGAVQRAHTEPLYLVVQMAPGTVFEQPLPSSHNAFLCVYRGAIHVEAEMGGDEVPAGPLALLANTPDSDGVRLRNAGTTEARLLLIAGRPLGEPIVSYGPFVMNTEAEIVQAMQDYRSGRLA
- a CDS encoding DUF4397 domain-containing protein, producing MKKRTFLSFMAAAPLSTVLTGCGSNSDGGQAQVRFINVNPSYTGVGMKVDGDTVFSDVEFGTVSGYSDVSSGSIDVTVRASGSASDLVAKSVSLSSDEDYTFVLYGWSGDDAALAYYIENEDTPNSGEATLAVLNASVDAGDLDVFFTGVDDTLDSASSFASSLSGGTRKSPKTVDAGTYRLRVTTAGDINDVRLDVTVTFESQKVYTLLLSPGSSGVLLNGHLLQQGGGLTSLANTQARVRVVSAVSANGKVAMKIDGETLQSATKSPLVADYQLVTAGTVAVVTKVNAVALAEQSLTLKAGTDVTLLVTGTDASDTTVTAFVDNNRLAASSSFKLRVIHAVPSLSSDNMSLSVGGTSTGTSDIAYGEASAYVTRTAGTDLSVLVETQTTEIYNNDTDDFDSQGVYTAFIWEKPSSSDANALQVKFYADR
- a CDS encoding class I SAM-dependent methyltransferase, with protein sequence MSAAFPPSVPSSDGSSDTPLASQRQALADLARRERFFEVLARSVADQSCIKLVLAKPRAAAGDWLKLSARVIVLRGEPCLSLVYHHKTRDITKNPPIAEGLAGVREWLSETGAFSHGHLFTTEGEWQLMISKRGKIGLTHTAAAAPTEAPAATGHDRAKRRFLSLDAPFLQDLGVTDERQRLVPAMARKWKQINKFVEVLDHALDEARFTPPLTAQGTPSPVTVVDFGAGKGYLTFATHHHLTHTRGWQAEVSGVELREDLVTLCEAAARRRQLDGLHFVCGDVRSHVPARLDVMIALHACDTATDFALAIGVKAGAAIILSAPCCHKQIRPQMHLPEVLRPMLQHGIHLGQQAEMVTDSLRALLLEAHGYDTQVFEFVALEHTSKNKMILAIRRPRPRHDEAAHRAQVRAQVAQIKAFYGLQEHCLETLLPADAGNAPATR
- a CDS encoding DUF3299 domain-containing protein yields the protein MESNALWRRRGLMMALGLLGWTKLTRAADPTGQPLDWAALMPPGWNPMKAMAQETSDLSQLSDNSARAQALMREMRAAWDNAPTRPELDGRALRLSGYVVPLDRPLGPLRELLLVPYFGACIHTPPPPANQIVHVILTKPHPLRSMEAVTVSGVLRVRRATSSQGVSGYAIEGGLAESYASGASR
- a CDS encoding ABC transporter permease yields the protein MSTWRHLGRLALRSAWHRRFGLAWVVMSVALSAFLLLMVERVREDVRENFLQSVSGTDLVVGPRTSPVQLLLYAVMRLGHPSHNIAWRSVQALQADPDVAWVIPIALGDSYRGFPVVGTSADYFRHFRYGDQQTLRFQQGQPMADVFDVVLGAEVAERAGHRLGDRLVLAHGDGQLPGTQHADKPFRVVGVLARTGTAVDRSVHILLSGMQALHVDWWAGVPMPGLSVSPEQARQMNLTPSTVTAALVGLHTRTAVFAVQRRVMAAENEPLMAVLPGVVLDELWDMVGSVSQALRVLSTLVAGVSLVGLVAVILTGLEQRRRELAVLRAVGAAPRHLLGLLVLEGTGVSALGVLLGTAVAAGVLALVAPSSQIWWGVTLQPLSLERLPWAWLGGMIAAGMGASMLPAWRAYRLSLADGLSPQGG